Within the Bradyrhizobium cosmicum genome, the region GAAGTCCTTCATGGTCCCGAAATCGGGATTGACCGAGCCATAGTCGCCGATGTCGTAGCCGTCGTCGCGGCCGGGCGAGGGGTAGAACGGCAGCAGCCACAGCGCGGTGACGCCGAGCTCCTGCAGATAGGGCAGCTTCTCGGTCAGGCCGGCGAAATCGCCGATGCCGTCATTGTTGCTGTCGGCAAAAGCCTTGACGTGGAGCTGGTAGATGATGGCGTCCTTGTACCACAGCTCATCCACGATTTCGGCAGCCTCAGCCTTCTTGGTGTCGACGGAAGACAATACATTCATGGCGTGATCCTTACGCCAGGCAGCGGAACAGGAGCGCCGGATCGCGGTCGGGATCGATACGCAATTTGATCCCGCCCCATTCGATGCGGGACTGTTCGCCTGTCAGGAGATTTTCGAGTGCGCTGACGGGGCGGCGCTCGCCGCCGGCGTCGATGGTGAGGTCGCCGAGCGGCAGCCAGAATTCGCGCCCATGGCGCGAGAGCGCGATGACCGCGACGACGGTATTGGCCGGATCGACCGCCTCCTTGGCGAACGCGATCGTTTCGCCGTCTTCGACAGCAAGGAAGCGCAGGTTCGCAGTCTGCTGAAGCGCGGCGTTGTCGTTGCGGATGCGGTTCATCTCCGTGATGTAGGCCTTGATATTGCCCGGCTTGTCCCAGTCGCGCTGCCTGATCTGGTACTTCTCGGAGTCCTGATATTCTTCGCTGCCGGGTAACGCCTCGTGCTCCAGCAGCTCGAAGCCACTGTAGATGCCGTAATTGCCCGAAAGCGTCGCCGCCAGCGCGACACGCGACTTGAACGTCCAGGCTTCGCCGCTCTGGAGATGATAGGGCAGCAGGTCAGGCGTGTTGACGAACAGGTTCGGGCGATAGAAATCCCGCTCGGGATAGCGCGTCAGCTCGCCGAGATGTTGCTCCAGCTCCCACTTCGCGGTGCGCCAGGGGAAATAGCTAAACGACTGCGCAAAGCCGAGCTTGGCGAGGCCCTTCATCAGCTTGGGACGTGCGAACGTCTTGGAGAACAGGATGACCTCGGGATGCCGGCGGCGGATGTCGGTGATCAGCCAGTCCCAGAACGGAAGCGGCGCGGTGTCGTGATTGACGATGGCGAAGATGGTCACACCATGGTCGATCCAGAACAGCATGGCGTCGCGAAACGCATTCCACAGCCCGGCTCGATCGACGGATGCAAAATCGGGAATGACGATATCCGAATAGGGGCCCTCCGCCGTCCGCACCGAGCGGTCCGGCCGCCACTTGAACCATTCCGGATGCTGCGTCAGCCAGGGGTGATTCGGCGAGCACTGCACGGCGAAATCGAGTGCGAGCTCGAGGCCGTATTCGAGACAGGTCGCCACCAGCGCGCGGAAATCCTCGATGGTACCGAGCTCCGGATGCAGCGCATCGTGCCCGCCTTCAGCCGAGCCGATCGCATAGGGCGACCCCGGATCGCCTTCGCTGGCCACCGGCGCATTGTTGCGGCCCTTGCGACGAGTCGTGCCGATCGGGTGGATCGGCGTGAAGTAGAGCACGTCAAAGCCCATCGCGGCGATCTCGGGCACGCGCGCGATGCAGTCGCGCAGCGTGCCGTGCTGGCCGGGAATGCGGCTCTGGCTGCGCGGCATCATCTGATACCAGGCGCCAAAGCGGGCCCTGTCGCGGTCGACGATCAGCGGAAAGTTTTGCGAGCGGGTCAGGTCGGGGCGCGACTGACTCTCGGCCATGGCTGCGCCGAGCTCGGTCGCGAGCAGCGGCGCGACCTCACCAGTTTGAAGAAAATCCTCGCATTGCCTGACGATGACGGCCGCGGCGTCCTGACGCGCGCCATGCGCCTTGGTCAAGAGGCCGGCGCCCTCGATCGCATCGAGGCTGACATCCGCACCGGTCTGCTGCTTGCGCGCGACGCTGTGCGACCAGGTGGCGAATTCATCGGTCCAGGCTTCGATGGCGTAGATATATCGGCCGGGCTCAACGGGTGTGAACGCGCCGGACCAGCGGTCATTGCCGTGAGGGATCATCGGCTCGCTCCGCCATTCACGCTCCTGCTCCGGGCGCCAGATCAGCGCCGCGACGATCACGGCGTC harbors:
- a CDS encoding maltotransferase domain-containing protein; this encodes MNKTIQTVESAAAGSAFLIEDIYPSIDGGRFAVKRIAAEPVEVWADIYRDGDAVIVAALIWRPEQEREWRSEPMIPHGNDRWSGAFTPVEPGRYIYAIEAWTDEFATWSHSVARKQQTGADVSLDAIEGAGLLTKAHGARQDAAAVIVRQCEDFLQTGEVAPLLATELGAAMAESQSRPDLTRSQNFPLIVDRDRARFGAWYQMMPRSQSRIPGQHGTLRDCIARVPEIAAMGFDVLYFTPIHPIGTTRRKGRNNAPVASEGDPGSPYAIGSAEGGHDALHPELGTIEDFRALVATCLEYGLELALDFAVQCSPNHPWLTQHPEWFKWRPDRSVRTAEGPYSDIVIPDFASVDRAGLWNAFRDAMLFWIDHGVTIFAIVNHDTAPLPFWDWLITDIRRRHPEVILFSKTFARPKLMKGLAKLGFAQSFSYFPWRTAKWELEQHLGELTRYPERDFYRPNLFVNTPDLLPYHLQSGEAWTFKSRVALAATLSGNYGIYSGFELLEHEALPGSEEYQDSEKYQIRQRDWDKPGNIKAYITEMNRIRNDNAALQQTANLRFLAVEDGETIAFAKEAVDPANTVVAVIALSRHGREFWLPLGDLTIDAGGERRPVSALENLLTGEQSRIEWGGIKLRIDPDRDPALLFRCLA